In one window of Hyalangium ruber DNA:
- a CDS encoding CBS domain-containing protein — MKASRIMTINVTCITPETPLPRAQALMKQLRVRHLPVVTQGVLCGILSDRDLLSRGSLLEGTFVLPDISTSQAMTLRPITCRAGTPVSQLAALMLEHRIDSLPIVNAFNELVGLVTSTDLMSLLLEPEQLSNEPPFRFQMCTADERMAPSA, encoded by the coding sequence ATGAAGGCCAGCCGCATCATGACCATCAATGTGACCTGCATCACCCCGGAGACTCCGCTGCCGCGCGCTCAGGCGCTCATGAAGCAGCTCCGTGTGCGTCACCTGCCCGTGGTGACCCAGGGTGTGCTCTGCGGCATCCTCTCGGACCGGGATCTGCTGTCGCGGGGCTCGCTCCTCGAGGGGACGTTCGTGCTCCCGGACATCTCCACCAGCCAGGCGATGACGCTGCGGCCGATCACCTGTCGGGCCGGGACGCCCGTCTCGCAGCTCGCCGCGCTGATGCTCGAGCACCGGATCGACTCGCTGCCCATCGTCAATGCCTTCAACGAGCTGGTCGGACTGGTCACCTCGACAGATCTGATGTCGCTGCTGCTCGAGCCCGAGCAGCTCTCCAACGAACCGCCCTTCCGCTTCCAAATGTGTACGGCCGACGAGCGGATGGCTCCGAGCGCTTGA
- a CDS encoding RNA polymerase sigma factor, translating into MGSLTDEELMERFCQGDEAAFEALFGRHAGRVQGFLARMVRDGPLAEDLLQQTFLSVIRARGRYELGTRFIPWLMTIAANAARDALRHQRHVEAWSSQRPAAPASVPPGVGDPGVRRHIQDALQQIPPDQREAVILSKVEGWSFEEIATMRGITVGAARLRAHRGYEKLRQLLDGLGEA; encoded by the coding sequence ATGGGGAGCCTGACGGACGAAGAGCTCATGGAACGATTCTGCCAGGGTGACGAGGCCGCGTTCGAAGCGCTCTTCGGCCGTCATGCGGGGCGCGTGCAGGGCTTCCTGGCGCGGATGGTGCGCGACGGGCCGCTGGCGGAGGACCTGCTGCAGCAGACGTTCCTGTCCGTCATCCGGGCCCGAGGCCGGTACGAGCTGGGCACCCGCTTCATTCCCTGGCTGATGACGATCGCGGCCAACGCGGCCCGGGACGCGCTGCGCCACCAGCGGCATGTCGAGGCCTGGTCGAGCCAGCGCCCCGCGGCTCCGGCCTCGGTCCCGCCGGGCGTGGGCGATCCAGGCGTGCGCAGGCACATCCAGGACGCGCTGCAGCAGATTCCTCCGGACCAGCGAGAGGCGGTCATCCTCAGCAAGGTGGAGGGCTGGTCGTTCGAGGAGATCGCCACGATGCGGGGGATCACCGTGGGGGCGGCCCGGCTCCGGGCGCACCGTGGCTACGAGAAGCTCCGGCAGTTGCTGGACGGGCTGGGAGAGGCCTGA
- a CDS encoding sugar nucleotide-binding protein, translating to MRAVITGASGTVGTRLSAHLRQEGFEVIPWDRRRVPVDDYWAMERFVRETAPDVLFHLATASEPTGRPGESWLINYEWTSELAWITRTLGVRFVFSSTTLVFSNDARGPFTVDSRPDATEGYGYEKRRAEERAFFQNPEARVVRLGWQIGEQLTGNNMLAFLEDKMRQEGRVEASTRWYPACSPLEDTVRALRELAWAAQGLYMLDSNERWTFYEIARALSARHGNRWRVEPSERFVFDQRMRDERVKLPSLKAWLPELP from the coding sequence ATGAGAGCGGTCATTACGGGAGCCAGCGGCACGGTCGGCACGCGCCTGAGCGCGCACCTGCGCCAGGAGGGCTTCGAGGTCATCCCCTGGGACCGGCGGCGGGTCCCCGTGGATGACTACTGGGCCATGGAGCGCTTCGTCCGCGAGACGGCGCCGGACGTGCTCTTCCACCTGGCCACGGCCTCCGAGCCCACGGGCCGGCCCGGTGAGTCGTGGCTGATCAACTACGAGTGGACCAGCGAGCTGGCGTGGATCACCCGCACGTTGGGCGTGCGCTTCGTGTTCTCCAGCACGACGCTGGTGTTCTCCAACGACGCGCGCGGGCCCTTCACGGTGGACTCGCGGCCGGATGCCACCGAGGGCTACGGGTACGAGAAGCGCCGGGCCGAGGAGCGTGCCTTCTTCCAGAACCCCGAGGCGCGCGTGGTGCGGCTGGGATGGCAGATCGGCGAGCAGCTCACGGGCAACAACATGCTGGCCTTCCTGGAGGACAAGATGCGCCAGGAGGGCCGGGTGGAGGCGAGCACGCGTTGGTACCCGGCCTGCTCTCCGCTGGAGGACACCGTGCGGGCGCTGCGCGAGCTGGCCTGGGCCGCGCAGGGGCTCTACATGCTCGACTCGAACGAGCGGTGGACCTTCTACGAGATCGCCCGTGCGCTCAGCGCGCGCCACGGCAACCGGTGGCGGGTGGAGCCCTCGGAGCGCTTCGTGTTCGACCAGCGGATGCGGGATGAGCGGGTGAAGCTCCCCTCCCTGAAGGCGTGGCTGCCGGAGCTGCCGTAG
- a CDS encoding serine/threonine protein kinase yields the protein MVGPWKIVESLGTGNFGHAFKVEREGIFFTMKMAVRPAPELPKDTPEEALEERQVDGRMCHEGAILLANTSHPGLPHLREVGRWPHPVWGYLYIITDYVLGEPFQDWREHAQPTVAQFVDVFIEVVRVVEGLHAKGISIRDFKSEHVIVPEDHKPVVVDLGSAWLPGGSILTVGLAPGTPHMLPPECVAFIREGSWKQGARFDPGKAGDLYQLGIFLYEALTECWPFDPRLTKDELLVAIENVVPRPPHRINPEVPESLSRIAMKLLEKQPEDRYESAESLLKALWDANKERATTAWKVSLRLPPQGPAPVTQDEVEERRLLQQESERRAQEAQKEKEEELSREQALEEFSATIQELGAKAQAAEALEAEARAAAEKAARRKKRWRRIVLGAGSLLLLLTFWVAWQVWRTPVLPSPAASEKGSSLVSTISNSRPVRATAAWLCVTFSVGCTAAQVRPLPEDCPAEAVRSMEEMNLLNQGAYSVVIDINQPGKQQQEGIYWPGPIVSRVVKYSWTGPLPEGTLLYGQLWTEGLTKEGQEAVLGRYTEALLPDGRRVPVCFVLGDLTGLTIKNPGSKPREARLPREWSVLAVRRWP from the coding sequence ATGGTAGGCCCCTGGAAGATTGTTGAGTCGCTGGGCACTGGCAACTTCGGCCACGCCTTCAAAGTCGAGCGCGAGGGGATCTTCTTCACGATGAAGATGGCGGTGCGCCCCGCGCCCGAGTTGCCCAAGGACACCCCCGAGGAAGCCCTGGAGGAGCGGCAAGTGGATGGGCGCATGTGCCACGAGGGCGCCATCCTCTTGGCCAACACCAGTCACCCGGGCCTGCCACACCTGCGCGAGGTAGGCCGCTGGCCCCACCCCGTCTGGGGTTACCTCTACATCATCACCGACTACGTGCTCGGCGAGCCCTTCCAGGATTGGAGGGAGCATGCCCAGCCCACCGTCGCCCAGTTCGTGGACGTCTTCATCGAGGTGGTGCGCGTGGTGGAGGGGCTGCACGCCAAGGGCATCTCCATCCGGGACTTCAAGAGTGAGCACGTCATCGTCCCGGAGGACCACAAGCCAGTGGTGGTGGACCTGGGCAGCGCGTGGCTGCCAGGCGGCTCCATCCTCACCGTGGGGCTGGCACCGGGCACGCCCCACATGCTGCCCCCGGAGTGCGTCGCCTTCATTCGAGAAGGCTCCTGGAAGCAGGGCGCCCGGTTTGATCCGGGGAAAGCGGGTGACCTCTACCAGCTCGGTATCTTCCTGTACGAAGCGCTCACAGAGTGCTGGCCCTTCGATCCGCGGCTGACGAAGGACGAGTTGCTGGTGGCCATTGAGAACGTCGTCCCGCGCCCACCGCATCGTATCAACCCCGAGGTTCCCGAATCCCTCAGCCGCATCGCCATGAAGTTGCTCGAGAAGCAGCCCGAGGATCGCTACGAGAGCGCAGAGTCCCTGCTCAAGGCGCTCTGGGATGCCAACAAGGAGCGCGCCACGACGGCATGGAAGGTGTCGCTGCGGCTTCCTCCTCAAGGCCCGGCTCCCGTGACCCAGGACGAGGTGGAGGAGCGACGACTCCTGCAGCAGGAATCGGAGCGCAGAGCTCAGGAGGCACAGAAGGAGAAGGAAGAAGAACTCTCACGTGAGCAGGCACTGGAGGAGTTCTCCGCCACCATTCAGGAACTGGGGGCCAAGGCGCAAGCCGCTGAGGCACTGGAGGCGGAGGCGCGTGCCGCTGCTGAGAAGGCTGCCCGCCGCAAGAAGCGATGGCGGAGAATCGTCCTCGGGGCGGGTTCGCTCCTGCTGCTCCTGACGTTCTGGGTTGCCTGGCAGGTGTGGCGTACTCCCGTCCTGCCTTCCCCCGCTGCATCCGAGAAAGGAAGCTCGCTCGTGTCCACCATCAGCAACTCCCGGCCCGTGAGGGCCACCGCAGCCTGGCTGTGCGTCACATTCAGCGTCGGATGCACTGCGGCCCAAGTGCGGCCTCTGCCGGAGGACTGCCCTGCGGAAGCTGTCCGCAGCATGGAGGAGATGAACCTCCTCAACCAAGGCGCGTACAGCGTGGTCATCGACATCAATCAGCCCGGCAAGCAGCAGCAGGAGGGCATCTACTGGCCAGGGCCCATCGTCAGCAGGGTGGTGAAGTACTCATGGACAGGCCCGCTCCCCGAGGGAACCCTCCTCTATGGGCAACTCTGGACGGAGGGGTTGACCAAGGAAGGGCAGGAGGCCGTGTTGGGCCGCTATACCGAGGCCCTCCTGCCGGATGGGCGCCGCGTCCCTGTGTGCTTCGTGCTGGGGGACCTGACGGGACTCACCATCAAGAACCCAGGCTCCAAGCCGCGGGAGGCCCGCCTGCCGCGGGAGTGGAGTGTCTTGGCTGTTCGCCGCTGGCCGTAA
- a CDS encoding DUF1109 domain-containing protein: MQPSSVDTLLLREPPANGAALERALTAARGELALKRPVRRWRTQAVWVVASSVAMVGSVAAVLLAVEQLTLSDLLGRAHLFALLWVTGAVCAWSSLSPRGRGLRRVGVLLAMVSAATLVFSRGAAASAPSLPPWVCTVSHLGVAIGPLIVSVLALRAAAFHPLRALVAGLAVGTTGALMGELACAQDWRHVAGYHLSAWALVALVELAVSKFLKPRSFAP, encoded by the coding sequence ATGCAACCTTCTTCCGTCGATACGTTGCTCCTGCGGGAGCCTCCCGCCAACGGCGCCGCGCTCGAGCGTGCGCTCACCGCAGCCCGGGGAGAGCTGGCGTTGAAGCGGCCGGTGCGGCGTTGGCGCACGCAGGCGGTGTGGGTGGTCGCGTCGTCTGTGGCCATGGTGGGCTCGGTGGCGGCGGTGCTGTTGGCGGTGGAGCAACTGACCCTGTCGGACCTGCTGGGGCGGGCGCACCTGTTCGCGCTGCTGTGGGTGACCGGGGCGGTGTGCGCCTGGAGTTCGCTGTCTCCGCGCGGGCGCGGGCTGCGGCGGGTCGGCGTGCTGCTGGCGATGGTCAGCGCCGCCACCCTTGTCTTCTCGCGGGGAGCGGCCGCCTCGGCGCCCTCGCTGCCTCCATGGGTATGTACGGTGAGCCACCTCGGGGTGGCGATCGGCCCGTTGATCGTCTCGGTGTTGGCCCTGCGCGCCGCCGCCTTCCATCCGCTGCGCGCGCTCGTGGCGGGGCTGGCGGTGGGGACGACGGGGGCGCTGATGGGAGAGCTCGCGTGCGCGCAGGATTGGCGGCACGTGGCGGGCTACCACCTGTCGGCGTGGGCGCTCGTCGCCCTGGTGGAGTTGGCGGTGTCGAAGTTCCTCAAGCCCCGGTCGTTCGCGCCATGA
- a CDS encoding Carotenogenesis protein CarS — MNQDPSLIVSEDVEGAPVRIGEKVRIARAPPEDVLSQRFLGRVGVVVALVFDDPRLQYPADPLIQVRVPGLGEDLFFFEELELTPEWARRPLPPVRRARPVDERDPADLS; from the coding sequence ATGAATCAGGATCCGTCTCTCATCGTGTCGGAGGACGTGGAGGGAGCACCCGTGCGCATCGGCGAGAAGGTGCGGATCGCGCGCGCTCCCCCGGAGGATGTGCTCAGCCAGCGTTTCCTCGGCCGCGTCGGCGTCGTGGTGGCGCTGGTCTTCGATGATCCTCGCCTCCAGTACCCGGCGGATCCGCTCATCCAGGTCCGAGTCCCCGGGCTCGGAGAGGACCTGTTCTTCTTCGAGGAGCTCGAACTCACGCCGGAGTGGGCACGGCGCCCGCTGCCTCCGGTGCGGCGAGCGCGGCCGGTCGATGAACGCGACCCGGCGGATCTGTCCTGA
- the gltS gene encoding sodium/glutamate symporter translates to MHLNLIETVAFAGIVLYAGQGVRWLVPPLARYNIPAPVIGGLLVATALTVSRSAGYTPLTFDTALQSPLMIAFFASIGFAASLSLLRMGGPQVAFFFIASTVLTVLQNVVGVLLTYPLGVPPLFGVLAGSVTLAGGPATGLAFAPLFEQAGVVGAPAIAIAAAMLGIISGGLIGGPVATFLIRRHGLKSQAASLPAAGAAEAHTPSAPGAEESARALLKHVVILLATLWVGGWISQGFKALGVTLPGYIGAMLTAAFLRNLDDRTRWLRLSGPHLEALGGAALSLFITMALMTLELWKLASVALPLLILVTVQVALTAAVCFWPMFRLMGRDYDSAVMGGGLCGFMLGTTANAVANMEALVHKYGPAPRAFLVVPMVGAFFIDFSNAVVITVFLNLFRG, encoded by the coding sequence ATGCATCTCAACCTCATCGAAACCGTCGCATTCGCGGGCATCGTCCTGTATGCCGGGCAGGGCGTGCGCTGGCTGGTCCCTCCGCTGGCTCGGTACAACATTCCTGCTCCGGTGATCGGTGGGTTGTTGGTCGCCACCGCGCTGACGGTCTCCCGGAGCGCGGGCTACACGCCCCTCACCTTCGATACCGCGCTCCAGAGTCCGCTGATGATCGCCTTCTTCGCGAGCATCGGCTTCGCGGCGTCGCTCTCGCTGCTGCGCATGGGTGGGCCGCAGGTCGCCTTCTTCTTCATCGCCTCCACCGTGCTCACCGTCCTCCAGAACGTGGTGGGCGTGCTCCTGACGTATCCGCTCGGAGTGCCGCCGCTGTTTGGCGTCCTCGCGGGCTCCGTGACGTTGGCGGGGGGGCCCGCGACGGGGCTCGCGTTCGCGCCGCTCTTCGAGCAGGCCGGAGTGGTGGGCGCTCCCGCCATCGCCATCGCTGCGGCGATGTTGGGCATCATCTCGGGAGGTTTGATTGGTGGCCCCGTGGCGACGTTCCTCATCCGGCGCCATGGGCTCAAGTCCCAGGCGGCCTCGCTTCCCGCCGCCGGAGCCGCCGAGGCCCACACCCCTTCGGCCCCGGGAGCGGAGGAGAGCGCTCGGGCCCTGCTGAAGCACGTGGTGATTTTGCTGGCGACCCTCTGGGTGGGCGGGTGGATCAGCCAGGGCTTCAAGGCGCTGGGGGTGACGCTGCCCGGCTACATCGGCGCGATGCTGACGGCGGCCTTCCTGCGCAACCTCGATGACCGGACGCGGTGGCTGCGGTTGTCCGGCCCGCACCTCGAGGCGCTCGGTGGCGCGGCGCTCTCGTTGTTCATCACCATGGCGTTGATGACGCTGGAGTTGTGGAAGCTCGCCTCGGTGGCCTTGCCCCTGCTGATCCTCGTGACCGTGCAGGTGGCCCTCACGGCGGCGGTCTGCTTCTGGCCGATGTTCCGCCTGATGGGGCGGGACTACGACTCCGCGGTGATGGGTGGAGGCCTGTGCGGGTTCATGCTGGGCACCACGGCGAACGCTGTCGCGAACATGGAGGCGCTGGTCCACAAATATGGCCCAGCGCCACGCGCCTTCCTCGTGGTGCCCATGGTGGGCGCGTTCTTCATCGACTTCAGCAATGCCGTGGTGATTACCGTCTTCCTCAACCTGTTCCGAGGCTGA
- a CDS encoding cyclopropane-fatty-acyl-phospholipid synthase family protein: MDTSLHQRIIPKSPEVRSRYGGQKIPITTLIDDFIHERIDIQGDFRDFIKQRDAVVDYSLVGDHFKFVFTRFLPEVLIHSQEQDIRIGRAHYDRGNDFFGAFLGPRMVYTSGFFRSLDDTLEQAQDQKIRLVCEKMQLKKGERLLDIGCGWGTLVAHAARDYGVDATGITVAEKGAEFANEQCKREGVSASARALVMDYRDIPKERFNKISCLEMAEHVGVRKFGAFMDQVYNLLDDDGIFFLQIAGLRARNGLLGFNLEDLVWGLFMNKYIFPGADASMPLSFVVEHMEKAGFEIHSVENIGIHYSFTISRWYDNWVQNREAVVKAYGEWWYRLWEVFLGWSVEIAAQGSSTAFQVVANKNLNRFNRQRWIGATNLGERDLASEAPKRAKKASQG; the protein is encoded by the coding sequence ATGGACACCTCCCTGCACCAGCGCATCATCCCGAAGTCTCCTGAAGTCCGCTCCCGCTACGGGGGCCAGAAGATCCCCATCACCACGCTCATCGATGACTTCATCCACGAGCGCATCGACATCCAGGGCGACTTCCGCGACTTCATCAAGCAGCGTGACGCGGTGGTGGACTACAGCCTGGTCGGAGACCACTTCAAGTTCGTCTTCACCCGCTTCCTGCCCGAGGTGCTCATCCACTCGCAGGAGCAAGACATCCGCATCGGCCGCGCCCACTATGACCGCGGCAACGACTTCTTCGGCGCCTTCCTCGGGCCCCGCATGGTCTACACGTCCGGCTTCTTCCGCTCCCTGGACGACACGCTGGAGCAGGCGCAGGACCAGAAGATCCGCCTGGTCTGCGAGAAGATGCAGCTGAAGAAGGGCGAGCGCCTCCTGGACATCGGCTGTGGCTGGGGAACCCTCGTGGCCCACGCCGCGCGTGACTACGGCGTGGACGCCACCGGCATCACCGTGGCGGAGAAGGGCGCCGAGTTCGCCAACGAGCAGTGCAAGCGCGAGGGCGTCTCCGCCTCCGCACGCGCGCTGGTGATGGACTACCGCGACATCCCCAAGGAGCGCTTCAACAAGATCTCCTGCCTGGAGATGGCCGAGCACGTGGGCGTTCGCAAGTTCGGCGCCTTCATGGATCAGGTCTACAACCTGCTCGACGACGACGGCATCTTCTTCCTCCAGATCGCCGGCCTGCGCGCCCGCAACGGCCTGCTGGGCTTCAACCTCGAAGACCTGGTCTGGGGCTTGTTCATGAACAAGTACATCTTCCCCGGCGCCGACGCCTCCATGCCGCTGAGCTTCGTGGTGGAGCACATGGAGAAGGCGGGCTTCGAGATCCACTCCGTGGAGAACATCGGCATCCACTACTCGTTCACCATCTCGCGCTGGTACGACAACTGGGTGCAGAACCGCGAGGCCGTGGTGAAGGCCTACGGCGAGTGGTGGTACCGCCTGTGGGAGGTGTTCCTCGGCTGGTCGGTGGAGATCGCCGCTCAGGGCAGCTCCACCGCCTTCCAGGTGGTCGCCAACAAGAACCTCAACCGCTTCAACCGCCAGCGCTGGATCGGCGCCACGAACCTGGGTGAGCGGGATCTCGCCTCCGAGGCTCCGAAGCGCGCCAAGAAGGCCTCGCAGGGCTGA
- a CDS encoding alpha-amylase family glycosyl hydrolase has translation MTRSLCVLAVLCGALTARAAPPVRPAAAAPPGWQLEWARGAVFYEVFVRSFADSNGDGVGDFNGLTSKLDYLKELGVEGLWLMPIFESPSYHGYDVVNYEKVDSEYGTEEDFDRLLREAHRRGIRIVVDFVINHTGAEHPWFVESAASPDSPRRDWYVWRQDDPGWKQPWGNGPTWHRKGDAYYYGIFWSGMPDLNHRNPEVRAEMKRLASLWLARGVDGFRLDAARHITEKGPGEAQNNTPETHAFWREFSAHVRGVRPDALLVGEVWSTTPEILPYYGSTARLRGGDELPMLFNFPVAEAAVNALETGDPARLATTLAEVTKAYPSGVLDAPFLTNHDQTRVATLLKGDERRLRSAPAVLLTLPGTPFLYYGEEIGLPNGPGEEGDPAKRRPLPWDGSEKGGFTAGKPWKPFVEGWQARNVAAQLADPGSLLHRYRLLIHVRRASPALRLGTLKLLPASKEAPSVVAFLREAEGERVLVVHNVGATPATVLQALPAAPGEALFSDPEVTATAEQGKRGTWRLSVPAYSSAVWRLR, from the coding sequence ATGACCCGCTCGCTCTGTGTCCTGGCCGTGTTGTGCGGCGCGCTCACCGCCCGCGCCGCTCCGCCCGTGCGTCCCGCCGCCGCCGCGCCTCCCGGCTGGCAGCTCGAGTGGGCGCGCGGTGCCGTGTTCTACGAGGTGTTCGTCCGCAGCTTCGCCGACTCCAACGGCGACGGGGTGGGGGACTTCAACGGCCTCACGAGCAAGCTGGACTACCTGAAGGAGCTGGGCGTGGAGGGGCTGTGGCTCATGCCCATCTTCGAGTCGCCCAGCTACCACGGTTACGACGTCGTCAATTACGAGAAGGTGGACTCGGAGTACGGCACCGAGGAGGACTTCGATCGGCTGCTGCGCGAGGCCCACCGGCGCGGCATCCGCATCGTGGTGGACTTCGTCATCAACCACACCGGCGCCGAGCACCCGTGGTTCGTGGAGTCAGCCGCTTCTCCCGACTCGCCCCGCCGCGACTGGTACGTCTGGCGCCAGGATGATCCCGGCTGGAAGCAGCCCTGGGGCAACGGGCCCACGTGGCACCGCAAGGGCGACGCGTACTACTACGGCATCTTCTGGAGCGGCATGCCGGACCTCAACCACCGCAATCCCGAGGTGCGCGCGGAGATGAAGCGGCTGGCCTCGCTGTGGCTGGCGCGGGGCGTGGACGGCTTCCGACTGGATGCCGCCCGCCACATCACCGAGAAGGGGCCGGGCGAGGCGCAGAACAACACGCCGGAGACGCACGCCTTCTGGCGGGAGTTCTCCGCCCACGTGCGCGGGGTGCGCCCCGACGCGCTCCTGGTGGGCGAGGTGTGGAGCACCACCCCGGAGATCCTCCCGTACTACGGCTCGACGGCGCGGCTGCGCGGCGGTGACGAGCTGCCCATGCTCTTCAACTTCCCGGTCGCCGAGGCCGCGGTGAACGCGCTCGAGACGGGCGACCCGGCGCGCCTGGCCACCACGCTCGCCGAGGTGACCAAGGCCTACCCGTCGGGCGTGCTGGATGCGCCCTTCCTCACCAACCATGATCAGACGCGCGTGGCCACCCTGCTCAAGGGGGACGAGCGGCGGCTGCGCAGCGCCCCTGCGGTGCTCCTGACGCTGCCGGGCACTCCCTTCCTTTATTACGGCGAGGAGATCGGCCTGCCCAACGGCCCGGGCGAGGAGGGCGATCCCGCCAAGCGCCGGCCCCTGCCCTGGGATGGCTCGGAGAAGGGGGGCTTCACCGCGGGCAAGCCCTGGAAGCCCTTCGTCGAGGGCTGGCAGGCCCGGAACGTGGCCGCGCAGCTCGCGGACCCCGGCTCGTTGCTGCACCGCTACCGGCTGCTCATCCACGTGCGCCGCGCCTCGCCCGCGCTGCGGCTGGGCACGCTGAAGCTGCTGCCCGCGAGCAAGGAGGCCCCCTCCGTGGTGGCCTTCCTCCGGGAGGCCGAAGGCGAGCGCGTGCTGGTGGTCCACAATGTGGGCGCCACGCCGGCCACCGTGCTCCAGGCGCTCCCGGCGGCGCCCGGGGAGGCCCTCTTCTCGGATCCCGAGGTGACGGCCACCGCCGAGCAGGGCAAGCGCGGCACGTGGCGGCTATCGGTGCCCGCGTACTCCAGCGCGGTTTGGCGCCTGCGATGA
- a CDS encoding DUF2381 family protein — protein MLPTKWHPFALALLVTSTAAAQPQASARQRQDRRAALPATDAEPIPEVYVAAGNLTTVAFNGPLDRDSLVVDRTRFKWVDVGDRILALEPFTDLGSGERLIMQVGFKDRALPAKAILAVTSKEDVMDGKVEMHRRANTPEALLAALTQKEAELAEFKARYAGSGPAGLMLSEWLTEESGPVILVVESPAADGHGLEVQKAFGFLGKGSALVAIRLRNIPGQKPWAMEQVRVAGPGGAAVKVLSAQMKPVQLVPGEEGLVVVEVQTPPWTAGKPFSVDLVAISGERRLSITLVKK, from the coding sequence GTGTTACCCACTAAGTGGCATCCCTTCGCGCTGGCGCTGCTGGTCACGAGCACAGCCGCCGCCCAGCCCCAGGCTTCAGCACGGCAGCGCCAGGATCGGCGTGCCGCGCTGCCCGCCACTGACGCTGAGCCTATCCCCGAGGTGTACGTAGCCGCCGGCAACCTCACCACGGTGGCCTTCAACGGGCCCTTGGACAGGGACAGCCTCGTGGTAGACCGCACCCGCTTCAAGTGGGTGGACGTCGGGGACCGCATCCTCGCCCTGGAGCCCTTCACGGACCTCGGGTCGGGCGAGCGGCTCATCATGCAGGTGGGCTTCAAGGACAGGGCCCTGCCAGCGAAGGCCATCCTCGCCGTCACCTCCAAGGAGGACGTGATGGACGGCAAAGTGGAAATGCACCGGAGGGCGAACACCCCCGAGGCACTGCTCGCGGCCCTCACGCAGAAGGAAGCCGAGTTGGCGGAGTTCAAGGCTCGGTACGCCGGCAGCGGCCCTGCGGGGCTCATGCTCTCTGAGTGGCTCACCGAGGAGAGTGGCCCGGTCATCCTGGTGGTGGAGTCCCCAGCAGCCGATGGTCACGGACTTGAAGTGCAAAAAGCCTTTGGCTTCCTGGGCAAGGGCTCAGCGCTGGTCGCCATCCGGCTGCGCAACATCCCGGGCCAGAAGCCGTGGGCGATGGAGCAGGTGCGCGTTGCCGGCCCAGGCGGCGCGGCGGTGAAGGTGCTCTCGGCGCAGATGAAGCCGGTGCAACTCGTGCCTGGCGAGGAGGGGCTCGTGGTGGTGGAGGTGCAGACGCCACCCTGGACGGCCGGCAAGCCCTTCAGCGTGGACCTAGTGGCTATCAGCGGCGAGCGCCGCCTCTCTATCACCTTGGTGAAGAAGTAG